One segment of Glandiceps talaboti chromosome 21, keGlaTala1.1, whole genome shotgun sequence DNA contains the following:
- the LOC144451750 gene encoding carotenoid-cleaving dioxygenase, mitochondrial-like, giving the protein MSSAQDTDFAYLFKSTSKEYPSPVNARVKGTLPKWLNGCLLRNGPGKFEVGEDSYKHWFDGLALLHRFNFKDGKVTYQNRFLRSDAYNKAMKYNRIVLSEFGTLGIPDPCKTILERFASHFIPLNITDNDLINIFSIGDDLYVCTETCYFRKLSDPENLECDKKKINQFKRLGVLTSSAHPHVDRDGVTYNMASSYIGGSCYNIVRYEPVKSEDPTKHAKIIGSIRAKNLTKPSYYHSFGMSENYFVFLEQPLYINVTKLASSQVRGAAICTCLEFDKEGKAYFHLMEKKTGKVLHIEYQADGFFGMHVINCFEEDGHVVFDMCCYHDDSLIKKFYLDYLRNGDSEGKRHFAPSTSQRFVLPLNISKKRSPKGQNLVTLKNSTATAVLKSNGSVYITPEKLSDAITDMPTINYTQFNGMPYTYFYGVAAYKPGDFTNSLVKVNVRQKKFEMWHEKECYPSEPVFIVNPDAVDEDDGVVLSTVIKPSTKSAFLLILDAKTFKEIGRAEVPDDVECPVGFHALYVPR; this is encoded by the exons ATGTCGTCTGCGCAAGACACCGATTTTGCCTACCTATTCAAATCAACCAGTAAGGAGTATCCTAGTCCTGTAAACGCGCGTGTTAAAG gAACTTTGCCAAAATGGTTGAACGGTTGCCTTCTCCGCAATGGACCGGGAAAATTTGAAGTCGGAGAAGACTCCTACAAACACTGGTTTGATGGACTTGCACTGTTACATCGCTTCAACTTCAAAGATGGAAAAGTGACGTACCAGAATCGATTTCTGAGAAGTGATGCGTATAACAAAGCGATGAAGTACAACAGAATTGTTCTCAGCGAATTTGGAACATTGGGCATACCGGACCCATGTAAAACCATTCTTGAACGGTTTGCCTCTCATTTCATCCCGCTGAACATTACAGACAATGatcttattaatattttttccaTTGGAGATGACCTCTACGTTTGTACAGAGACGTGTTATTTCAGAAAACTAAGTGATCCTGAGAATCTTGAATGCGACAAAAAGAAG ATAAACCAGTTTAAAAGACTTGGTGTGTTGACATCCAGTGCCCATCCACATGTTGATAGGGACGGTGTAACGTACAACATGGCGTCGTCCTACATTGGTGGCAGCTGTTACAATATTGTACGATATGAACCAG TAAAATCGGAAGACCCTACGAAACACGCAAAAATCATCGGCAGTATTCGGGCTAAGAACTTGACCAAGCCTTCATACTATCACAGCTTTGGAATGTCCGAGAACTATTTCGTGTTTCTTGAGCAACCACTTTATATCAACGTCACCAAACTGGCCTCGTCACAAGTCAGAGGGGCAGCCATTTGCACGTGTCTTGAATTCGACAAGGAAGGAAAGGCGTACTTTCACCTCATGGAGAAGAAAACGGGGAAGGTGCTCCACATCGAGTATCAGGCTGACGGTTTCTTTGGTATGCACGTCATCAACTGCTTCGAAGAGGATGGGCATGTTGTTTTTGACATGTGTTGTTACCATGACGACAGCCTCATTAAGAAGTTTTACTTGGACTATTTACGAAATGGTGATAGTGAAGGCAAGAGGCATTTTGCGCCATCAACGTCCCAACGATTCGTTCTTCCTTTGAATATTAGTAAG AAAAGAAGTCCAAAAGGACAAAATCTTGTAACATTGAAGAACTCGACAGCGACAGCAGTCTTGAAAAGCAATGGGTCTGTCTATATTACACCAGAAAAACTCTCTGATGCAA TCACAGACATGCCAACAATCAACTACACACAGTTCAATGGAATGCCATACACATACTTCTACGGTGTTGCAGCGTACAAGCCTGGTGACTTCACTAATTCT TTGGTGAAAGTTAATGTTAGGCAGAAAAAATTCGAGATGTGGCACGAGAAAGAGTGTTATCCGTCAGAGCCAGTGTTTATTGTAAACCCAGATGCTGTTGACGAGGACGATG GTGTGGTCCTGTCAACTGTCATCAAACCAAGTACCAAATCAGCATTTCTCCTCATACTCGACGCAAAGACTTTTAAAGAAATCGGTAGAGCCGAGGTACCTGACGATGTCGAGTGTCCTGTTGGTTTCCACGCCCTCTACGTGCCACGTTAA
- the LOC144451751 gene encoding snaclec agglucetin subunit beta-1-like — protein sequence MLWTPVLLFLLVAYAQGDCPESWTEWNPIGGESHCYRCFTEAEPWTKADNVCRQYGGHLASVHSNNENNQIASVCPDDPELKDIWIGLNNQKNELVWEWSDHTAVEYTTWEEGEPDGESRGPFTNNINCVVQANEALLPLPSPGG from the exons ATGCTGTGGACACCAGTACTTCTCTTCCTTCTAGTAGCATACGCACAGGGAG attGTCCCGAGAGTTGGACGGAGTGGAATCCGATTGGTGGAGAATCACACTGCTATCGATGTTTCACAGAAGCCGAACCTTGGACGAAGGCAGACAACGTTTGTAGACAATATGGTGGTCATCTAGCTTCAGTTCATAGCAATAACGAAAACAACCAAATTGCTAGTGTTTGCCCTGATGATCCAGAATTAAAAGACATTTGGATTGGCCTCAACAACCAGAAAAAT GAATTAGTGTGGGAATGGTCTGATCATACTGCAGTGGAATACACAACCTGGGAAGAAGGAGAACCTGACGGCGAGTCCAGAGGACCCTTCACCAATAACATCAACTGTGTTGTGCAGGCCAACGAAGCTCTACTGCCACTACCAAGTCCAGGAGGTTAG